A genomic window from Acetobacter sp. includes:
- a CDS encoding glycosyltransferase family 4 protein encodes MKVFVHLARGFGDETWGERWRSGKLLGLNEEHAYGYDHAASADVQVVYASDAPETRFQKLIRYAGRAVLGFDVVHAWRNREKLLEADVVWTHTESQTLGVLLLFRLTRGGVPKLLGQTVWLVDRWAKQPWPRRLLYRFLLHRLDVLTTHSVLNCADARELFPWVRVEQLRFGIRADGMRPARGPHDNGSMKVLSLGNDEHRDWPTLCAAMSSVPDATLRIASSTKAAAKAAKGHRTIEVMKIRDNATLFAAYEQADVVVVPLGENRHASGITVILEAVYFGVPVIATDCGGLTDYLGHDAVLYVSPGDPLALAAAIRSVRENPEAARQRVEKAQERMRTTLSSVAYAQRHVALSRELCGLA; translated from the coding sequence ATGAAGGTTTTCGTGCATCTTGCGAGAGGATTCGGCGACGAAACGTGGGGAGAGCGCTGGCGGTCGGGCAAGCTGCTGGGTCTGAACGAGGAACATGCCTACGGCTATGATCACGCGGCATCTGCCGACGTGCAGGTCGTTTATGCCTCAGACGCTCCCGAGACCCGGTTTCAGAAACTGATCCGCTATGCCGGGCGCGCCGTGCTCGGGTTCGATGTCGTCCATGCTTGGCGGAATCGCGAGAAACTTCTGGAAGCCGATGTCGTGTGGACTCATACGGAGTCCCAGACGCTGGGCGTGCTGTTGCTTTTCCGTCTGACGCGGGGGGGTGTTCCGAAGCTACTCGGCCAGACCGTCTGGCTGGTGGATCGGTGGGCAAAGCAGCCGTGGCCGCGTCGGCTGCTCTACCGTTTTCTGCTGCATCGGCTGGATGTGCTCACGACGCATTCTGTTCTGAACTGTGCGGATGCCCGTGAGTTGTTTCCATGGGTGCGTGTGGAGCAGCTCCGCTTCGGAATCAGGGCGGATGGCATGCGACCGGCACGGGGACCGCATGACAACGGTTCGATGAAAGTCCTTTCGCTCGGCAATGACGAACATCGTGACTGGCCGACGCTCTGCGCGGCCATGTCGTCTGTACCGGACGCGACGTTGCGCATTGCCAGCAGCACGAAGGCGGCCGCGAAGGCGGCGAAAGGTCACCGCACTATCGAGGTCATGAAAATCCGGGACAACGCCACGTTGTTCGCGGCCTATGAGCAGGCGGACGTCGTGGTGGTGCCGTTGGGCGAGAACCGTCACGCTTCGGGGATCACGGTGATTCTGGAAGCGGTCTATTTCGGCGTGCCGGTCATCGCCACCGACTGCGGTGGCCTGACGGACTATCTTGGGCATGACGCGGTTCTCTACGTGTCGCCGGGTGATCCTCTGGCGCTTGCCGCCGCGATTCGCTCAGTCAGGGAGAATCCGGAAGCCGCGAGACAACGTGTCGAGAAAGCGCAGGAGCGGATGAGGACGACGCTGAGTTCTGTCGCCTACGCACAGAGACATGTCGCCCTGTCCCGGGAGCTTTGCGGGCTGGCCTGA
- a CDS encoding sulfurtransferase TusA family protein, with protein MKEPDAPPLLLDITSETCPMTFVRTRLALDGLPAGSLLRVTLRGEEPLKNVSRSTLSLGHTILSTEEEKEGDHYILTIRKKDEG; from the coding sequence ATGAAAGAGCCCGATGCCCCTCCCCTCCTTCTGGATATCACCAGCGAGACCTGCCCCATGACGTTCGTGCGAACCCGACTTGCCCTGGACGGACTGCCCGCCGGCAGCCTCCTGCGCGTGACGCTTCGTGGCGAAGAACCGCTGAAAAACGTCAGCCGCTCCACCCTGTCGCTCGGACATACGATTCTCTCGACCGAGGAAGAGAAAGAGGGAGACCACTACATCCTGACGATTCGCAAGAAGGACGAAGGCTGA
- a CDS encoding Fur family transcriptional regulator — protein sequence MSDSRIARLCVERGLKMTGQRRVIARVLSDAEDHPDVEELYRRASELDPKISVATVYRTVRLLEEKGILERRDFGGGRARYEATEHGRHYHLIDVETGKVLEFEDEEHEALMRQIANRLGFELISMRLELFGRRLPTPEAAKTERPKATRKARSAGK from the coding sequence TTGTCCGATTCCCGCATCGCACGCCTATGCGTGGAGCGTGGACTCAAGATGACCGGCCAGCGCCGCGTGATTGCCCGTGTCCTTTCGGATGCGGAAGATCATCCCGACGTGGAAGAGCTGTATCGCCGGGCGTCAGAGCTGGACCCCAAGATTTCCGTGGCGACGGTTTACCGCACCGTTCGGCTGCTTGAGGAAAAAGGTATCCTCGAACGCCGGGATTTCGGCGGCGGTCGCGCCCGTTACGAGGCGACCGAGCATGGTCGTCATTATCATCTTATCGACGTGGAAACCGGCAAGGTTCTCGAGTTCGAGGATGAAGAGCATGAGGCGCTGATGCGTCAGATTGCCAACCGTCTCGGATTTGAGCTGATATCCATGCGGCTTGAGCTGTTCGGTCGCCGTTTGCCGACCCCGGAGGCGGCAAAGACGGAGCGTCCGAAAGCGACAAGGAAAGCGCGGAGTGCCGGTAAATGA
- a CDS encoding GNAT family N-acetyltransferase, whose translation MSAEIPQGRGLSALDLDRDGFHELRGGNLGVRIAATPEEIEAAQALRYRVFFEEMGAQPDERAFRLKRDIDEFDEYADHLLVIDHAVSSGAAGVVGTYRLMQGDRASKLGRFYSESEFDIAPLKKFPGRLLEVGRSCIDINYRGRAAMQLLWRGIASYIFLHKIDVLFGCASLPGTNPEELSEELTYLYHNHLAPPALRVKALPDRRVEMLRQDPLTIDRRRALTRLPPLIKGYLRLGGYVGDGAVVDPQFGTTDVAVLVKSELMTDKYYRHYERRLRDALD comes from the coding sequence ATGAGCGCTGAAATTCCGCAAGGCCGCGGTCTCTCCGCTCTCGATCTGGATCGCGATGGCTTTCACGAACTGCGTGGCGGCAATCTCGGTGTCCGGATCGCAGCCACTCCGGAAGAGATCGAGGCCGCGCAGGCGCTCCGCTATCGCGTGTTTTTCGAGGAAATGGGAGCGCAGCCTGACGAGCGCGCCTTCCGCCTGAAGCGTGATATCGATGAATTTGACGAATATGCCGATCATCTTCTGGTGATTGATCATGCGGTTTCTTCCGGAGCCGCAGGCGTTGTCGGCACCTACCGCCTCATGCAGGGCGACAGGGCGTCAAAGCTCGGTCGTTTCTACAGCGAGAGCGAATTCGATATTGCGCCGCTGAAGAAATTTCCCGGTCGTCTGCTGGAAGTCGGACGCTCGTGCATCGACATCAATTATCGTGGCCGTGCCGCCATGCAGCTTCTGTGGCGCGGGATCGCCTCCTACATCTTTCTGCACAAGATCGACGTGCTGTTTGGTTGCGCCAGTCTGCCGGGAACCAATCCCGAAGAGCTGAGCGAAGAGCTGACCTATCTTTACCACAATCATCTCGCGCCTCCGGCGCTGCGGGTGAAGGCTCTTCCCGACCGTCGCGTGGAAATGCTGCGGCAGGATCCGCTGACCATCGACCGCCGCCGGGCGCTCACCCGTCTGCCGCCTCTGATCAAGGGCTATCTGCGGCTCGGCGGATATGTTGGTGACGGCGCGGTGGTTGATCCGCAGTTCGGCACCACCGATGTCGCCGTTCTCGTGAAAAGCGAGCTGATGACCGACAAATACTATCGCCACTATGAGCGCCGGCTGCGTGACGCCCTCGACTGA
- the lnt gene encoding apolipoprotein N-acyltransferase, protein MSSPDRRTTGPFRRIGLVLRGMGWPLLAGGLAALAFPPLPLLPLLPFAFLVLMRAIDRAPTTLRAALAGFAFGFGVHAVGLYWLINAILIRASEFWWFVPFPSLGCALILAPFAAVPAAVCRCVPAGWRRCVLFAAVWTLCDMGRQFLFSGFTWNPLGSDWAIHGLVGDIMIQPAAWLGVDGLTLVTVILALTMPLGRRALMAGAFVVMLWAGAGALRFYGLASQADVAAAGPTAPVVALVQGNVPEQEKISRLDMQKVFERYLALTHRGVTGALEESGRTQGAARPVVYVWPETAFPGVLDEDAQARSMIVRTAEGASAGIVGTLRIGPDQHWRNSVVGLDETGEVAAVYDKATLVPFGEYQPRFLPLQVVPGGGMTPGPGPRSWHLPGLEAAGPLVCYEVIFSGHVVDRHDRPGWLVNVTNDAWYGNSAGPRQHLAAVRLRAVEEGLPVARAANTGVSIVYDARGHDLGRLEWGIEGVLVRTMPPALPPTIFSRFGQKIPVALCLLAALLALFPSRFPSRSGWRVRSGR, encoded by the coding sequence ATGAGTTCTCCTGACCGCAGGACGACAGGCCCGTTCAGACGGATTGGTCTTGTTCTGCGTGGAATGGGGTGGCCACTTCTTGCCGGAGGGCTGGCGGCTCTCGCGTTTCCGCCTCTGCCTCTTCTCCCGCTTCTGCCGTTTGCGTTTCTGGTGCTCATGCGGGCGATTGATCGCGCCCCGACTACCCTGCGGGCGGCGCTGGCCGGTTTCGCCTTCGGATTCGGCGTGCATGCGGTCGGCCTCTACTGGCTCATCAACGCCATCCTGATCCGCGCCAGCGAGTTCTGGTGGTTTGTCCCGTTTCCCTCTCTGGGCTGCGCGCTCATTCTCGCGCCTTTCGCGGCAGTCCCGGCGGCGGTGTGTCGTTGCGTTCCTGCGGGATGGCGTCGCTGCGTGCTGTTCGCGGCGGTCTGGACGCTCTGCGACATGGGCCGTCAGTTTCTGTTCAGCGGTTTTACATGGAATCCGCTCGGCAGTGACTGGGCCATTCACGGGCTCGTCGGCGATATCATGATCCAGCCCGCCGCATGGCTCGGAGTGGACGGGCTGACGCTTGTGACTGTCATTCTCGCGCTGACCATGCCCTTGGGACGACGGGCGCTCATGGCTGGCGCTTTCGTCGTCATGCTCTGGGCAGGGGCTGGTGCGTTGCGTTTTTATGGCCTGGCGTCTCAGGCTGATGTCGCCGCCGCCGGTCCGACCGCGCCTGTTGTCGCGCTGGTGCAGGGGAATGTGCCGGAACAGGAAAAAATCAGCCGTCTGGATATGCAGAAGGTCTTTGAACGCTATCTGGCGCTCACTCATCGTGGTGTGACCGGGGCGCTTGAAGAGAGCGGCCGGACGCAGGGCGCGGCGCGTCCGGTCGTCTATGTCTGGCCGGAAACGGCCTTTCCCGGCGTTCTGGACGAGGATGCGCAGGCCCGGTCCATGATCGTCCGGACGGCGGAGGGAGCCAGTGCGGGAATTGTCGGCACGCTCAGGATCGGGCCAGACCAGCACTGGCGCAATTCAGTCGTGGGGCTTGATGAAACGGGAGAAGTCGCGGCGGTCTACGACAAGGCGACCCTTGTGCCGTTCGGTGAATATCAGCCGCGTTTCCTGCCGTTGCAGGTGGTGCCCGGCGGCGGCATGACACCCGGTCCCGGCCCGCGAAGCTGGCATCTGCCGGGTCTTGAGGCCGCAGGACCACTGGTCTGTTACGAAGTGATTTTCTCGGGGCATGTTGTCGATCGTCATGACCGACCCGGCTGGCTGGTCAACGTCACCAATGACGCCTGGTACGGCAACAGCGCCGGTCCCCGGCAGCATCTGGCCGCTGTCAGGTTGCGGGCCGTGGAGGAAGGGCTGCCGGTGGCGCGCGCCGCCAATACAGGCGTGTCGATCGTCTATGACGCTCGGGGGCATGATCTCGGCAGGCTGGAATGGGGGATCGAAGGCGTTCTGGTCAGGACCATGCCACCTGCGCTGCCGCCCACGATATTCTCGCGGTTCGGGCAGAAAATCCCTGTCGCCCTGTGCCTGCTGGCCGCACTGCTCGCACTGTTTCCATCACGGTTTCCATCACGTTCGGGTTGGCGGGTGCGGTCTGGTCGTTAA
- a CDS encoding helix-turn-helix domain-containing protein encodes MAATEDGGTRVSDLDAHVGARIRLRRTMLGMSQEKLGEAISLTFQQIQKYERGTNRVSASRLFEIARVLDVPIGFFYDDMPLAPAAASPETTQSAPVMGFAEAQQGFGGPPMPGTPSQVAVDAAVLSRRETLELVRAYYRIPDAGVRKRVLDLIRSMAPSD; translated from the coding sequence ATGGCGGCAACAGAAGATGGTGGGACGCGGGTCAGTGACCTTGATGCCCATGTGGGAGCGCGCATCCGCCTGCGTCGCACCATGCTCGGGATGTCGCAGGAAAAGCTGGGCGAGGCGATCAGCCTGACATTCCAGCAGATTCAGAAATATGAACGTGGCACCAACCGGGTCAGCGCTTCTCGCCTGTTCGAGATCGCCAGAGTGCTCGATGTGCCGATCGGATTTTTCTACGACGATATGCCGCTGGCGCCAGCGGCAGCTTCTCCCGAGACCACGCAGTCCGCGCCAGTGATGGGGTTTGCAGAAGCGCAGCAGGGCTTTGGTGGCCCCCCAATGCCGGGAACGCCGTCTCAGGTCGCGGTCGATGCGGCGGTGTTGTCCCGTCGCGAAACGCTGGAACTTGTCCGCGCCTATTATCGTATTCCCGACGCAGGGGTGAGAAAGCGTGTGCTGGATCTGATCCGCTCAATGGCGCCGTCTGACTGA
- the ssb gene encoding single-stranded DNA-binding protein, which yields MAGSVNKVILVGNLGKDPEVRTSQNGQKIVSLSVATSDTWNDRASGERRERTEWHRVVVFNERLADVAERFLRKGRKVYLEGVLQTRKWTDQSGQEKYTTEVVLDRFRGELVLLDGRGFGEGDEGGGYGGGSDAGGYGGGGYGGASGGSSGPRRVAGGGAAPRGGAPASPGGWDAPGGSDLDDEIPF from the coding sequence ATGGCAGGTAGCGTGAACAAGGTCATTCTGGTTGGAAATCTCGGTAAGGATCCGGAAGTCCGGACCAGCCAGAACGGGCAGAAAATCGTCTCGCTTTCAGTGGCTACGAGCGACACATGGAATGACCGCGCCTCTGGCGAGCGCCGTGAGCGCACGGAATGGCATCGTGTCGTCGTGTTCAATGAACGGCTGGCGGATGTCGCGGAGCGGTTCCTGAGAAAGGGCCGGAAGGTCTATCTCGAAGGCGTTCTCCAGACCCGCAAATGGACCGATCAGTCCGGGCAGGAAAAATACACGACCGAGGTTGTGCTTGACCGGTTCCGTGGCGAACTGGTGCTTCTGGATGGTCGTGGTTTCGGCGAGGGCGATGAAGGCGGTGGTTATGGCGGCGGTTCGGACGCTGGTGGCTACGGCGGTGGCGGTTATGGCGGCGCTTCAGGCGGCTCATCTGGTCCGCGTCGGGTTGCAGGCGGCGGCGCGGCTCCGCGCGGTGGTGCGCCAGCTTCTCCCGGTGGATGGGATGCGCCGGGTGGCAGCGATCTGGACGACGAAATCCCGTTCTGA
- a CDS encoding c-type cytochrome: MIKRILTGVAGVGIVAGLGFLWYAWWPAIPKIDPVRPGQFSAEKIERGRIVAAESYCVECHTRQDMGGGPELAGDYQMETPFGDIFSSNITPDAETGIGTWSEKAFRRALQEGVSRDGSQLLPAFVYDHFTKMSNEDISDLYAWIMTRPAVHMTHRPNGFPLSLAPRLGLAGWKMIFFTPGRYTPDPKHDAEWNRGAYLAEGAAHCGACHTPRNLAGAEKVSGHAYDGGVVDGWIAPPLNEHNPTPVVWTEDELYQYLRNGVAPLHGPAGGPMSPVAHDFLATVPESDVHAIAYYFADKAHAVERVSGDRAALENAMAASKKDLVGFSADPDARLYQGACGACHYNAAPAPVLGRPELALNNALWLSEPTNLYLVMLRGLTAKEGQSGIAMPSFYNALSDKDMARIAAYLRRTRTTLPPWTDLEKKAADARKLVEPPVNSSH; this comes from the coding sequence GTGATCAAACGCATACTTACAGGCGTTGCGGGTGTCGGCATTGTCGCCGGACTGGGGTTTCTTTGGTACGCTTGGTGGCCTGCCATTCCCAAAATCGACCCTGTGCGGCCGGGACAGTTTTCAGCGGAAAAAATTGAGCGCGGTCGCATTGTCGCGGCTGAAAGCTACTGCGTCGAATGCCATACCCGTCAGGATATGGGCGGTGGGCCGGAGCTTGCCGGTGACTATCAGATGGAAACGCCGTTCGGCGACATCTTCTCCTCCAATATCACGCCGGACGCCGAGACAGGCATCGGTACATGGTCGGAAAAGGCGTTCCGTCGGGCGTTGCAGGAAGGCGTCTCCCGCGACGGCTCGCAGTTGCTGCCCGCGTTCGTGTACGACCACTTCACGAAAATGAGCAACGAGGACATTTCGGACCTCTACGCGTGGATCATGACCCGCCCGGCGGTGCATATGACCCATCGTCCGAATGGTTTCCCGCTCAGCCTCGCCCCGCGTCTCGGACTGGCGGGCTGGAAGATGATATTCTTCACACCGGGCCGATATACGCCTGACCCGAAGCATGATGCGGAGTGGAATCGTGGCGCGTATCTTGCCGAAGGTGCTGCGCATTGCGGTGCCTGTCACACGCCGCGCAATCTTGCTGGCGCTGAAAAAGTGTCGGGTCACGCCTATGACGGTGGCGTTGTTGACGGCTGGATCGCGCCGCCTCTGAACGAGCACAATCCAACTCCGGTCGTCTGGACCGAAGACGAGCTGTACCAGTATCTGCGTAACGGCGTCGCTCCGCTGCACGGACCGGCTGGTGGCCCGATGTCGCCTGTCGCGCATGATTTCCTCGCGACCGTGCCGGAATCGGACGTTCACGCAATCGCCTATTACTTTGCGGACAAGGCCCATGCTGTCGAGCGTGTGTCCGGTGACAGGGCCGCTCTTGAGAACGCGATGGCGGCCTCAAAGAAAGACCTTGTCGGGTTCAGCGCCGACCCGGATGCGCGTCTGTATCAGGGCGCCTGCGGAGCCTGCCATTACAACGCAGCACCCGCGCCGGTTCTTGGTCGCCCTGAACTCGCGCTTAACAATGCACTGTGGCTGAGCGAGCCGACCAATCTTTACCTCGTCATGCTGCGTGGCCTGACGGCGAAGGAAGGTCAGAGCGGTATCGCAATGCCGAGTTTCTATAATGCGCTCAGCGACAAGGATATGGCGCGGATCGCCGCTTATCTGCGCCGCACACGCACGACGCTGCCACCATGGACGGATCTGGAGAAGAAAGCTGCTGACGCCCGCAAGCTGGTGGAACCACCAGTCAATTCCTCGCACTGA
- a CDS encoding (2Fe-2S)-binding protein, translating to MIKFKLNGRDVSLDVPEDTPLLWALRDDLGLTGTKFGCGVGQCGACTVHVGGRATRSCVTPISAIEGADVTTIEGLDPDGRHPLQEAWQEIQVPQCGYCQSGQIMQAASLLRDYPEPTDEDIDGVMGGSLCRCMTYIRIRKAIKEAAAAMKSAKTEGDHSNG from the coding sequence ATGATCAAATTCAAACTCAATGGCCGTGACGTCTCGCTCGACGTGCCGGAAGACACCCCGCTGCTGTGGGCTCTGCGGGACGATCTCGGGCTGACAGGCACGAAATTCGGTTGTGGCGTCGGCCAGTGCGGCGCCTGCACCGTGCATGTCGGCGGACGGGCGACCCGTTCCTGCGTGACGCCAATTTCCGCTATCGAAGGCGCTGACGTCACCACGATCGAAGGGCTGGACCCGGACGGTCGTCATCCGCTTCAGGAGGCGTGGCAGGAAATTCAGGTGCCGCAGTGCGGTTACTGCCAGTCAGGACAGATCATGCAGGCCGCCAGTCTGCTGCGTGATTATCCCGAGCCGACCGATGAGGACATTGATGGCGTCATGGGGGGCAGTCTCTGCCGCTGCATGACCTATATCCGCATCCGCAAGGCCATCAAGGAAGCCGCCGCCGCCATGAAGTCGGCCAAGACGGAGGGAGATCACTCCAATGGGTAA
- a CDS encoding xanthine dehydrogenase family protein molybdopterin-binding subunit, with the protein MGKLERIAAQQDRAAGRGLSRRGFLSAAVGSSFLFGFARESKAAQTYPLGAPLPPPEFEPNIWCSVAPDGTINVNIIRAEMGQHIGTALARIIADEMEADWDKVKITYVDTDPKWGLMVTGGSWSVWMTWDIFRQAGAAARTILVEEGAKLLGIPASSCHARDGHVIGGSSSISFGDIVAKAKPTRSFTPDQMKALSLKPASEHRLIGKPVKSLDIPSKTNGTAMYGIDAKIDGMVYGRPKMPPTRYGSKVVSVDDTEAKKVPGYIRYITLDDPSETVPGWVVVLAKSYPAAIKATDLLKVEWTAGKTANVTEKQIQDRGRELIGKPDAGTLVFNDKGVDEAFKGAKCVLEQEYTCASVMHYQLEPMNAIAQLRDGTWEIHCGNQWQSLFLPVIAKALGVPEAKVKMVSYLLGGGFGRRLNGDYAVPTALVSKAIGGKPVKLILTRSDDMQFDSIRSPSVQKVRVALDEKNAIVGFEHHATAGWPTEVMAAAFMEKGVDGKPYDQFAIAGADSWYDFGTMRVRAISNDLAKETFRPGWLRSVSAGWTPWAQESFIDEVAHALGKDPVAFRLELLNGNGPDGRNKGQAPDSNGGALRQAAVVKRLAEKAGWGKPLPKDTALGMATTFGQERGMPTWTAGAVQVHVDRATGVVTCQKIWLVLDAGTIVDPDGALAQTEGGALWGLSMALCEGSEIENGVCRDRNLDTYTPLRMPDVPEMDIEFVESTEKPMGLGEPGVTTIGAAIGNAIYNAVGVRLRHMPIRPEDVLAALKEKGAA; encoded by the coding sequence ATGGGTAAGCTCGAACGCATTGCCGCCCAGCAGGACCGGGCCGCAGGGCGCGGTCTGTCCCGGCGTGGCTTCCTCTCCGCTGCCGTTGGCAGTTCCTTCCTGTTCGGTTTCGCCCGTGAGTCGAAGGCCGCGCAGACCTATCCGCTTGGTGCCCCTCTGCCGCCACCGGAATTCGAGCCCAATATCTGGTGCTCGGTTGCGCCGGACGGCACGATCAACGTCAACATCATCCGCGCGGAAATGGGCCAGCATATCGGCACGGCCCTCGCCCGGATCATCGCTGACGAAATGGAAGCCGACTGGGACAAGGTGAAGATCACCTATGTCGATACGGACCCGAAATGGGGTCTGATGGTCACGGGTGGCTCATGGTCCGTCTGGATGACATGGGATATTTTCCGTCAGGCTGGCGCTGCCGCCCGGACCATTCTGGTCGAGGAAGGCGCGAAGCTGCTGGGTATCCCGGCCTCGTCCTGCCATGCCCGTGATGGCCATGTGATTGGTGGCTCTTCCTCCATCAGCTTCGGTGACATCGTCGCCAAGGCGAAACCGACACGCAGCTTCACGCCGGACCAGATGAAGGCTCTGTCGCTGAAGCCAGCCTCGGAGCATCGTCTGATTGGCAAGCCGGTGAAGTCTCTGGACATTCCATCCAAGACCAACGGCACGGCGATGTACGGCATCGACGCGAAAATCGACGGCATGGTCTATGGCCGTCCGAAGATGCCGCCGACGCGCTACGGCTCCAAGGTCGTCTCGGTTGATGACACCGAAGCGAAGAAGGTTCCGGGCTACATCCGTTACATCACGCTGGACGATCCCAGCGAGACAGTACCGGGCTGGGTCGTCGTTCTGGCAAAAAGCTATCCTGCCGCCATCAAGGCGACGGATCTGTTGAAAGTCGAGTGGACGGCTGGCAAGACCGCCAATGTCACGGAAAAGCAGATTCAGGATCGCGGTCGCGAACTGATCGGCAAACCCGATGCGGGCACTCTGGTTTTCAACGACAAGGGCGTCGATGAAGCCTTCAAGGGTGCGAAGTGCGTTCTGGAGCAGGAATACACCTGCGCTTCGGTAATGCACTATCAGCTTGAGCCGATGAACGCGATTGCCCAGCTAAGGGACGGCACATGGGAAATCCACTGCGGTAATCAGTGGCAGAGTCTGTTTCTGCCGGTCATCGCCAAGGCGCTCGGCGTGCCGGAAGCCAAGGTGAAGATGGTCAGCTATCTGCTCGGAGGCGGTTTCGGTCGTCGTCTGAACGGTGACTATGCGGTTCCGACGGCGCTGGTGTCCAAGGCTATCGGCGGCAAGCCAGTCAAGCTGATCCTGACCCGTTCGGACGACATGCAGTTCGACTCCATCCGTTCACCCTCCGTGCAGAAGGTGCGTGTGGCGCTGGATGAGAAGAACGCCATCGTCGGGTTCGAGCATCATGCGACGGCAGGCTGGCCAACCGAAGTGATGGCGGCGGCCTTCATGGAAAAGGGTGTGGACGGCAAGCCTTACGATCAGTTCGCCATTGCGGGAGCGGATAGCTGGTACGATTTCGGAACGATGCGCGTCCGTGCGATCAGCAACGATCTTGCGAAGGAGACTTTCCGTCCCGGCTGGCTGCGTTCGGTGAGCGCGGGCTGGACCCCGTGGGCGCAGGAAAGCTTCATCGACGAGGTGGCCCATGCTCTTGGAAAAGATCCGGTCGCGTTTCGTCTGGAACTGCTGAACGGCAACGGACCGGACGGACGCAACAAGGGTCAGGCTCCGGATTCCAACGGTGGCGCGCTGCGCCAGGCGGCTGTTGTGAAACGGCTGGCCGAGAAGGCTGGTTGGGGCAAGCCGCTTCCGAAAGATACGGCGCTCGGCATGGCGACGACCTTTGGTCAGGAACGCGGCATGCCGACCTGGACCGCTGGTGCGGTACAGGTGCATGTGGATCGGGCAACGGGTGTCGTCACCTGCCAGAAAATCTGGCTGGTGCTGGACGCCGGAACCATCGTCGATCCGGACGGCGCGCTGGCGCAGACAGAAGGCGGGGCGCTCTGGGGGCTCAGCATGGCGCTGTGTGAAGGCAGCGAGATCGAGAACGGCGTCTGCCGCGACCGCAATCTCGACACCTACACGCCGCTGCGCATGCCGGATGTGCCGGAGATGGACATCGAGTTTGTCGAAAGCACCGAAAAGCCGATGGGTCTCGGCGAGCCGGGCGTGACCACCATTGGCGCCGCCATTGGTAACGCCATCTACAACGCCGTGGGTGTGCGCCTGCGTCATATGCCGATCCGTCCGGAAGATGTGCTGGCGGCACTGAAGGAAAAAGGCGCGGCCTGA